The Rattus rattus isolate New Zealand chromosome X, Rrattus_CSIRO_v1, whole genome shotgun sequence genome has a window encoding:
- the Slc6a8 gene encoding sodium- and chloride-dependent creatine transporter 1 isoform X2, whose product MAKKSAENGIYSVSGDEKKGPLIVSGPDGAPSKGDGPAGLGAPSSRLAVPPRETWTRQMDFIMSCVGFAVGLGNVWRFPYLCYKNGGGVFLIPYVLIALVGGIPIFFLEISLGQFMKAGSINVWNICPLFKGLGYASMVIVFYCNTYYIMVLAWGFYYLVKSFTTTLPWATCGHTWNTPDCVEIFRHEDCANASLANLTCDQLADRRSPVIEFWENKVLRLSTGLEVPGALNWEVTLCLLACWVLVYFCVWKGVKSTGKVWIDAGTQIFFSYAIGLGALTALGSYNRFNNNCYKDAIILALINSGTSFFAGFVVFSILGFMATEQGVHISKVAESGPGLAFIAYPRAVTLMPVAPLWAALFFFMLLLLGLDSQFVGVEGFITGLLDLLPASYYFRFQREISVALCCALCFVIDLSMVTDGGMYVFQLFDYYSASGTTLLWQAFWECVVVAWVYGADRFMDDIACMIGYRPCPWMKWCWSFFTPLVCMGIFIFNVVYYKPLVYNNTYVYPWWGEAMGWAFALSSMLCVPLHLLGCLLRAKGTMAERWQHLTQPIWGLHHLEYRAQDADVRGLTTLTPVSESSKVVVVESVM is encoded by the exons ATGGCGAAGAAGAGCGCTGAAAACGGTATCTATAGCGTGTCTGGAGACGAGAAGAAGGGTCCTCTCATCGTGTCCGGGCCCGACGGTGCCCCGTCCAAGGGCGATGGCCCTGCGGGCCTGGGGGCGCCCAGCAGCCGCCTTGCTGTGCCGCCGCGAGAGACTTGGACACGCCAGATGGACTTCATCATGTCGTGCGTGGGCTTCGCTGTGGGCCTCGGTAACGTGTGGCGCTTCCCCTACCTGTGCTACAAGAACGGCGGAG GTGTGTTCCTTATTCCCTATGTCCTGATTGCCCTGGTTGGAGGAATCCCCATTTTCTTCCTGGAAATCTCACTGGGCCAGTTCATGAAGGCCGGCAGCATCAATGTCTGGAACATCTGTCCCCTATTCAAAG GTCTGGGCTATGCCTCCATGGTGATTGTCTTCTACTGCAACACTTACTACATCATGGTGCTGGCCTGGGGCTTCTATTACCTGGTCAAGTCCTTTACTACCACTTTGCCATGGGCTACGTGTGGCCACACCTGGAACACTCCTGACTGTGTAGAGATCTTTCGCCATGAAGACTGTGCCAATGCCAGCTTGGCCAACCTCACATGTGACCAGCTTGCTGACCGACGGTCCCCTGTCATCGAGTTCTGGGA GAACAAAGTCTTGAGGCTCTCCACAGGGCTGGAGGTTCCAGGAGCCCTCAACTGGGAAGTGACCCTGTGCCTGCTGGCCTGCTGGGTGCTGGTCTACTTCTGTGTGTGGAAGGGGGTCAAGTCAACAGGAAAG GTATGGATAGATGCTGGGACCCAGATTTTCTTCTCTTATGCCATCGGCCTGGGGGCCCTCACAGCCCTAGGCAGCTACAATCGCTTCAACAACAACTGCTACAA GGATGCCATCATCCTGGCACTCATCAACAGCGGGACCAGCTTCTTTGCTGGCTTTGTGGTCTTCTCCATCCTGGGCTTCATGGCCACAGAGCAGGGTGTGCATATCTCCAAGGTGGCAGAATCAG GGCCTGGTCTAGCCTTCATTGCCTACCCACGGGCTGTCACACTGATGCCTGTGGCCCCACTCTGGGCTGCCTTGTTCTTCttcatgctgctgctgctcgGTCTGGACAGCCAG TTTGTAGGTGTGGAGGGCTTCATCACTGGGCTCCTGGATCTCCTCCCGGCCTCCTACTACTTCCGTTTTCAAAGGGAGATCTCCGTGGCCCTCTGTTGTGCCCTCTGCTTTGTCATCGATCTCTCCATGGTGACTGAT GGCGGGATGTACGTCTTCCAGCTGTTTGACTACTACTCAGCTAGTGGCACTACCCTGCTTTGGCAAGCCTTTTGGGAGTGTGTGGTGGTGGCTTGGGTTTATG GAGCTGACCGCTTCATGGACGATATTGCCTGTATGATTGGGTACCGACCTTGCCCTTGGATGAAATGGTGCTGGTCCTTCTTCACCCCACTGGTCTGCATG GGCATCTTCATCTTCAATGTTGTGTACTACAAGCCACTGGTCTACAACAATACCTACGTGTACCCATGGTGGGGTGAAGCTATGGGCTGGGCCTTTGCACTCTCTTCTATGCTCTGTGTGCCCCTCCACCTCCTGGGCTGTCTCCTCAGGGCAAAAGGAACCATGGCAGAG AGATGGCAGCACCTGACCCAGCCTATCTGGGGCCTCCATCACTTGGAATACAGAGCTCAGGATGCAGATGTCAGGGGCCTGACCACCCTGACTCCCGTGTCCGAGAGCAGCAAGGTCGTCGTGGTGGAGAGTGTCATGTGA
- the Slc6a8 gene encoding sodium- and chloride-dependent creatine transporter 1 isoform X1, with translation MAKKSAENGIYSVSGDEKKGPLIVSGPDGAPSKGDGPAGLGAPSSRLAVPPRETWTRQMDFIMSCVGFAVGLGNVWRFPYLCYKNGGGVFLIPYVLIALVGGIPIFFLEISLGQFMKAGSINVWNICPLFKGLGYASMVIVFYCNTYYIMVLAWGFYYLVKSFTTTLPWATCGHTWNTPDCVEIFRHEDCANASLANLTCDQLADRRSPVIEFWENKVLRLSTGLEVPGALNWEVTLCLLACWVLVYFCVWKGVKSTGKIVYFTATFPYVVLVVLLVRGVLLPGALDGIIYYLKPDWSKLGSPQVWIDAGTQIFFSYAIGLGALTALGSYNRFNNNCYKDAIILALINSGTSFFAGFVVFSILGFMATEQGVHISKVAESGPGLAFIAYPRAVTLMPVAPLWAALFFFMLLLLGLDSQFVGVEGFITGLLDLLPASYYFRFQREISVALCCALCFVIDLSMVTDGGMYVFQLFDYYSASGTTLLWQAFWECVVVAWVYGADRFMDDIACMIGYRPCPWMKWCWSFFTPLVCMGIFIFNVVYYKPLVYNNTYVYPWWGEAMGWAFALSSMLCVPLHLLGCLLRAKGTMAERWQHLTQPIWGLHHLEYRAQDADVRGLTTLTPVSESSKVVVVESVM, from the exons ATGGCGAAGAAGAGCGCTGAAAACGGTATCTATAGCGTGTCTGGAGACGAGAAGAAGGGTCCTCTCATCGTGTCCGGGCCCGACGGTGCCCCGTCCAAGGGCGATGGCCCTGCGGGCCTGGGGGCGCCCAGCAGCCGCCTTGCTGTGCCGCCGCGAGAGACTTGGACACGCCAGATGGACTTCATCATGTCGTGCGTGGGCTTCGCTGTGGGCCTCGGTAACGTGTGGCGCTTCCCCTACCTGTGCTACAAGAACGGCGGAG GTGTGTTCCTTATTCCCTATGTCCTGATTGCCCTGGTTGGAGGAATCCCCATTTTCTTCCTGGAAATCTCACTGGGCCAGTTCATGAAGGCCGGCAGCATCAATGTCTGGAACATCTGTCCCCTATTCAAAG GTCTGGGCTATGCCTCCATGGTGATTGTCTTCTACTGCAACACTTACTACATCATGGTGCTGGCCTGGGGCTTCTATTACCTGGTCAAGTCCTTTACTACCACTTTGCCATGGGCTACGTGTGGCCACACCTGGAACACTCCTGACTGTGTAGAGATCTTTCGCCATGAAGACTGTGCCAATGCCAGCTTGGCCAACCTCACATGTGACCAGCTTGCTGACCGACGGTCCCCTGTCATCGAGTTCTGGGA GAACAAAGTCTTGAGGCTCTCCACAGGGCTGGAGGTTCCAGGAGCCCTCAACTGGGAAGTGACCCTGTGCCTGCTGGCCTGCTGGGTGCTGGTCTACTTCTGTGTGTGGAAGGGGGTCAAGTCAACAGGAAAG ATCGTGTACTTCACTGCTACATTCCCCTACGTGGTCCTCGTTGTGCTGCTGGTGCGAGGGGTGCTGCTGCCTGGAGCCCTGGATGGTATCATCTACTATCTCAAGCCTGACTGGTCAAAGCTAGGGTCCCCTCAG GTATGGATAGATGCTGGGACCCAGATTTTCTTCTCTTATGCCATCGGCCTGGGGGCCCTCACAGCCCTAGGCAGCTACAATCGCTTCAACAACAACTGCTACAA GGATGCCATCATCCTGGCACTCATCAACAGCGGGACCAGCTTCTTTGCTGGCTTTGTGGTCTTCTCCATCCTGGGCTTCATGGCCACAGAGCAGGGTGTGCATATCTCCAAGGTGGCAGAATCAG GGCCTGGTCTAGCCTTCATTGCCTACCCACGGGCTGTCACACTGATGCCTGTGGCCCCACTCTGGGCTGCCTTGTTCTTCttcatgctgctgctgctcgGTCTGGACAGCCAG TTTGTAGGTGTGGAGGGCTTCATCACTGGGCTCCTGGATCTCCTCCCGGCCTCCTACTACTTCCGTTTTCAAAGGGAGATCTCCGTGGCCCTCTGTTGTGCCCTCTGCTTTGTCATCGATCTCTCCATGGTGACTGAT GGCGGGATGTACGTCTTCCAGCTGTTTGACTACTACTCAGCTAGTGGCACTACCCTGCTTTGGCAAGCCTTTTGGGAGTGTGTGGTGGTGGCTTGGGTTTATG GAGCTGACCGCTTCATGGACGATATTGCCTGTATGATTGGGTACCGACCTTGCCCTTGGATGAAATGGTGCTGGTCCTTCTTCACCCCACTGGTCTGCATG GGCATCTTCATCTTCAATGTTGTGTACTACAAGCCACTGGTCTACAACAATACCTACGTGTACCCATGGTGGGGTGAAGCTATGGGCTGGGCCTTTGCACTCTCTTCTATGCTCTGTGTGCCCCTCCACCTCCTGGGCTGTCTCCTCAGGGCAAAAGGAACCATGGCAGAG AGATGGCAGCACCTGACCCAGCCTATCTGGGGCCTCCATCACTTGGAATACAGAGCTCAGGATGCAGATGTCAGGGGCCTGACCACCCTGACTCCCGTGTCCGAGAGCAGCAAGGTCGTCGTGGTGGAGAGTGTCATGTGA